CTGACTGGTGCGCTCGACGATGGCGATGCCGATGTGAGAGCCTATGCGCGACAGGCACTTGCGGCCGGCTGACGGGAACGCCACAAGCACAATAGATTCGGCCCGGCAACGTGGCGGAGGTCATGTTACGGGCGGGTACCAGGGCCACTTAGCATAGGCTAGGCTTACTCGGGTGTCGAAGATGAGTACGGTCGTAGATCCCCATACCGGCGCCCGGACCTGGGTCTCTGTTCAGGAAGGGCTGCCAGACGGCTTTGCGCCGGCAGACCTGGCAAGTGTGCTCGCGCAGGAAATCCCCGAATGTAACGGCGACGAATACCTGATATACGAGCGCGACGGCGAATGGGTGCTCGCCATCGGTGCCCGTGCCTCCGTCGAACTCGACAGCGACGGCCTGCGCATCAACCGCGATGGGGCCGTCGAGCAGCGCAGCTGGTCCGGTCATCCGGGCTCCGCCCTCGAACAGGCCGTGAACGAGATTTCCGATGGCGTGCATCGCGTCTTCGGGTGGGTTGCGTTCGAGTTCGGCACCTACCGTTTCGGCTTGCAGCACCGGCTGACCCCGGGCACCGCGTTGGCGCGGGTCTTCGCTCCGCGCGCCGAGGTCGTGATCAGCGCCGACGGAGTGTCGGTGTGCGACGAGACCTATATCGACCAGATCAGGCGACTGATCGGTCAGGGTGCCCCCGCAGCGCCGGTTCCGGCGTCCATCGACTTGGTTCCGGACACGTCGGACTACCGCGGCCGCGTTGCCATCGCCACCGCCGAGATCCGATCGGGCCTGTACCACAAGGTGATTCTGTCGCGGCGCGTGGAAGTGCCGTTCGCGATGGACTTTCCATCCACCTACCGTCTCGGACGGCACAACAACACGCCGGTGCGTTCCTTCTTGCTGCGGCTCGGCGGCATCCGTGCCCTGGGCTACAGTCCCGAGCTCGTCGCCGCCGTGGAAGCCGACGGAACCGTGATCACCCAGCCATTGGCCGGAACCCGCGCCTTCGGCCGGGGAGAGGACGCTGACCGTGTCGCGCGCGACGACCTTGAGTCCAATGCCAAAGAGATTGTCGAGCACGCGATTTCCGTGCGTAGCTCGCTGGCCGAGATCGCCGAGGTGGCCGATCGCGGTAGTACCAAGGTGACCGATTTCATGACCGTGCGTGAGCGCGGCAGTGTGCAGCACCTGGGTTCGACGGTCAGCGGCGCGCTGAGCTCAGGTATGTCGCGAATGGACGCGTTGGAGGCGCTCTTCCCTGCGGTCACCGCTTCCGGCATCCCCAAGGCGGAGGGTGTGGACGCCATCCTCCGGCTCGACGATCACCCGCGCGGCCTGTACTCGGGTGCCGTGGTGATGATGTCCCCGGACGGCGGCCTGGACGCGGCGTTGACGCTGCGCTCCGCCTACGAGCAGAACGGGCACACCTGGCTGCGCGCCGGAGCCGGCATTATCGAGGCCTCCACACCCGACCGGGAGTTCGAGGAGACCTGCGAGAAGCTCGGCAGCATCGCTCCCTATGTGATCAAGCGCGAGGCTTAGCTCGTCAGGGTGGCCAGCAGTGCCCGCTTGTCGATCTTGCCCACGGCGGTGAGGGGCAGTGCGGGCACTGCGACCAATTTGTCGACGCGCGAGTGGGTGGCGGCCCCGCGGTCCTGCAGGTGCTGGTTGAGTTCGGCGGCCGTTATCGGCTTGCCGCTGAACACGATTGCTGCACAGACGATTTCGCCCAGATACTGATCCGGTAGGCCCACCGCGGCGGCCGCGTAGACCGCCGGATGGGTCTGCAGATGTGATTCGAGGTCCAGTGCGGCGATGGACTCGCCCCCGCGCAGGATGACGTCCTTGATGCGGCCGGTGACCTCCAGGTATCCGTCGGGCAGTGCCCGCACACGGTCCCCGCTGCGGTAGAAGCCGTCCGCGGTGAAGGAGCGCATGTTGTCCGCGTCGGCACGGTAGTACCCGTTGAGGGTGTACGGCCCGCGCACCAGCAGCTCGCCGGTCTCACCGGGAGCGACCTCGGCGCCGTCCTCGTCGACGATGCGAACCTCGTCGGCTGGGCACATGGGTCGGCCCTGCGTATTGTCCAGGAGGTCCGTGGGATCGCCGGGGCGGGTCAGGCATAACAGGCCCTCGGCCATGCCGAAAACTTGCTGCAGTCCCGGGGTGAGCGATTCGCGGACCGTGCGCGCGTCGCCAGCACCGAGTTTTGCGCCGCCGACCTGTAGCAGACGCAGCGATTCGGGTAGCACCGGCTCCCATGCGGTCGCCTGGGCCCACAGTTGCGCCAGCGAGGGCACCAGGGCCGTCACGGTCACCTGATGTCGGGCGATGGTCTCAAACGCCGACTCGGGGCTTGGGTCTGCGAGGAAGACCGTTGTGGCACCTACGCTTATCGCCCCGAGCAGGCCGGGGCAGGCCAGCGGGAAATTATGGCCGGCAGGCAACGCAATCAGGTAGACGTCGTCTTCGGTGAGGCCGCACACTCGTGCGGCCTGCGTGGCGTTGTAGACGTAATCCTCGTGGGTCCGCGGGATGAGCTTGGGGGCGGCGGTCGTGCCACCCGACACCAGCAGCAGCGCGGGGGTGTCGGTCTGCGAGCTGGGCAGGGGCCCCTGAGGTTCAACGCTTTCCAACAGGCTCGACCAGGCGGTGAAAGGCCCTGCCTCGCCGTCTACCACCACGGTGCGCAGGCCCGGATGTTTGTGGGAAAGCTCGACTGCCAGCGCCCGGTAATCGAATCCGCCCGCGGAGTCGGCGATCACGAGCGCCACCGCATCGGCCACCTCGACGAAATGGGACAGCTCCGCGGCTCGGTGCCCAGGCAAGCACATCACCGGTATCGCGCCGGCACGCATCAATCCGAACAGCGCCACGGCGAAGGATGCCCGATTGGGAAGCTGCAGCAGGACTCGGTCCCCGGCGTTTATCCCGAGCCGGACGAAGGCGTGGGCAGCACGATCGGCGGCCTCGTCTAGTTCTCGGTAGCTCAGGGCGGAGTGCTCGTCGATCACCGCGGGGTGGTCGGCGCGCCTGGCGGCGGCCTTCCGAAGCAGGGACTCGACGGTGCTTCCGGCCCAGTATCCGGCCTCGCGATAGGCCCCGGCGCGCGCCGGAGGGAAGGGGACGAAACCGTCCGTGACAGCTCCCGCTGTCGTGGCGGCAGGGGTGGGTGTGGCCTGAGTCATCGCAGCTCCTCGTGGGTAACCCCTCGCAGTCTAGATAGGGTAGCCTCCTCACAGTTAGGGCAGCCTGTACTAATAGCGAAAACGCGAGGTGAGGTCGAGTTGCGCACCGTGAGCAAGGGTGACGTCGAGGTGGGCGTCACCGGCGGAGGAGCGTCGTTGGGCCTCGATCCTGAGAACGCTGCACCGCTGTCCGCGGTGCAGCAGCGCATCTGGTTCGCCCATCAGGTGACTCCCGTACCGATGAACGTGTGCCGTTCGTATCGGCTCAGCGGTGAGGTCGACATCGACAAGCTGCGGGTCGCTGCCGCCGCCGTGGTGGGCCGTCACGAGGCGCTGCGCACGACGATTCGCGCCGGCATCGACGGCAATCCTGTCGCGGTGGTGCACAACGAGCTGCTGGCCCCCTGGACGGAGCATGACGTCTCCTGGCTCGCGGGTACCGCGCAACAACTGCGATTGGGTGTGCTGGCGCAACGTGAGTTCGGAACCGCATTCGATCTGACCGTGGATTCGCCATTGCGCATCACGGTCATCCGCACCGGCGCCACGGAGTGCATCGTGCTGGTGGTGGCCCATCGCATCGCATGGGACGACGACTCATGGTCGGTGTTCCTCGACGACTTGACCACTGCCTACGTCCACGGTGCTATCACGGCACCGCTTCCGCTGCGTCCTCCGCTGGCCGGGCCCGATCGTGGTGATCTTGCCTATTGGCGCGAGGAGATGGCCAATCCTCCTGAACCACTGGAACTTCCGGGGGTGCACGGCTCGGTGGTGCCGACGGAATGGAAGGCCGCTCGCTGTTCCACGCGGCTCTCGCCGTCGGTGATGGAGCAGGTGGAGCAGTTGGCATGCGGGGCCGAAACAACGCCCTATGTGGTGTTGCTGACAGCATATTCGGCTCTGCTGCATCGCTATACCCACGCCGACGACTTCATCGTGGCGGCCCCGGCTTCCATGCGCGACGCCACGATGCGGGGCCGAATCGGGTGTTACGTGAACGCGATCGCTCTGCGGATGCGTCCGCACAGTGGCGAAAGCTTCCGGGACCTGTTGGCCAAGGTGCGACGGACCACCTTGGACGGGTGCGCCCATCAGGGAGTCAGCCTGGATCGAGTGGTTCCGCGCGTCGGCTTCGCGATGGGTGCCGACTCTGCCTCGCGTTTCTGTCCGCCTGGAATCCACTGCGAACGAGCATCATTGGACGGCCAGATGGCGTACGTGCCGCTGGGCCTGGGGATCGAGACGGCTCCCGATGGTGCTCACGTGGTAGCCGAGTACCTACTCGACGTGCTGGACGAGCGTATGGTGGCGCAATTGCTTCGGCACTTTGTCAACCTCTTGGACGCCGCTCTTGCCGGTCCGGACCTGCCGTTGGGCAGCCTGGAACTCATGGACGGCCGGGAAGCCGGGTGGCTGCGAGAGGTGTCGTCGGGCGAGGATTTTGAATCCGAACCGGCGACGCTCGGTGAGCTTGTGGCCGCGCGCGCTGCCGCTCAGCCCGACGCTACCGCGCTGGTGTACGAGGGCCGGCACTACTCGTATCGGGAGACCAACGAGCTGGCGAACCGGCTGGCGCACTGGATGATTGGCCAGGGTGTAGGCGCCGAAGATCGCGTGGCGGTGCTGCTCGACAAGTCCCCGGATTTGATCATCACCGCACTGGCCATCGCCAAAGCCGGCGCGGTGTATCTGCCCGTTGATCCCGAGTATCCCGCCGACCGCATCGCGCATATTCTCGCCGACGCGCAGCCCAGTCTTGTCATCCGTGAACCGGTCACCGGCTGGGAGCAGTTCGATGCGCGCGAACCGGCCGATTCCGACCGGGTGCGGCCCCTTTCTCCCGACAATGCCGCGTACCTGATCTACACATCGGGTTCGACGGGAATGCCCAAGGGCGTGACGGTGACGCACCGTCCGCTCACCGAGTACTTCAACTGGTTCCGTGCCGAGTATCACGTCAGCGGATCGGATCGAGTGCTGCAGGTGGCCTCGCCCAGCTTTGACGTATCGGTGGGCGAGATCTTCGGCATCCTCAGTTGTGGTGGCCGATTGGTCATTCCGCGCCCCGGCGGTCTCGGTGACGTCGCGTACCTGACGGATCTGTTGAACAACGAGGCTGTCACCTCCATGCACATGGTGCCCTCGCTGCTCGGGCTTGTCCTTTCGCTGCCCGGAGTCACCCAGTGGAAGTCGCTACGTCGGGTTCCGGTCGGCGGGGAGGCGTTGCCCGGGCCGGTGGCGGACAAATTCCACGCCACCTTCGATGCGTCGCTACACAACTTCTATGGCCCCACAGAGGCGGTCATCAACGCATCTCGGTACAAGGTTCGCGGAATCCAGGGTACGCGGACCGTGCCGATCGGTACGCCCAAGATCAATACACAGATCCATATTCTGGATGAGACGTTGCGGCCGGTACCTGTGGGAGTTATCGGCGAGATCTACATTGGCGGAACGCATCTGGCGCGCGGATACCATGGTGCCGCGGGGCTGACGGCACAGCGGTTCATCGCCGATCCCTTTACCCCGGGGCAACGGATGTATCGGTCCGGTGACCTCGCGCGCCGCGCTGCGAGCGGCGACATCGAGTTCGTCGGTCGTGCCGACGAGCAGGTGAAGATCCGCGGATTTCGGGTGGAACTCGGTGAGATCTCCTCGGCGATCGAGGTCGACCCCAGTGTCGGCCAGGCGCTCGTGGTCGTCGACGAGCTGCCGCACCTCGGCAGACGTCTCGTTGCCTATCTGACACCGGTCGGCGAGCATGTGGTCGATATCGATCGCATCCGCTCTCGGATTGCCGCGGCCTTGCCCGACTACATGATTCCCTCCGCGTACGTTGTGCTCGAAGACCTTCCGATTACGCCGCACGGCAAGATCGACCGGGATGCCCTGCCGCCGCCCGAGGCGGGTTCCATCACCGAACGCCGCCAGCCGGAAACCGCATCGCAGCGGCTGGTCGCCTCGCTCTTCGCCGAGTTGCTCGGGTGTACGGCCGTGGGCGCGGACGACTCTTTCATCGCGCTAGGCGGTCATTCACTGCTGGCAAGCAAGCTCTCGGCCGCGATCCTGACCGAATGCGGGGTCGGGATCGAGATCCGCGAAATCTTGGAGCAGTCCACCGTCGCATCTCTGGCGCAACTGATCGATCAGCGCCGAAACGCCGACGCCGACGACGCCGACGACTGCATGTGTGAGGCTGACCCGATCCCGTTACTTCCCAATGGTCGTCGGATGTACGAGCACGGAAACCCGCGCCGGCTTGCCGAGACCGCTGTTTTCTGGTTGCCGGAGGGCATCACGCGATCGATGTTGGAGGAACTGTTCGGCGCTGTGGTCGGCGAGCACGAGGTGTTGCGCAGCCGCCTGGACCGCGACAACATGGCGCTGGTTCCGAGGTTGCGGCCCGCCCTGCGATTTGTGGAGATCGTCGCGGCGGATCCCGCCGACGTCGCGGGCGCCGAGATCGATCGCGCAGTGGATCGGCTTGATCCGGAACAGGGCTGGATGCTCTCGGCCGTGTGGCTGCATCCCGACGGAGGGCCTGGCGCCCTTGTCCTGGCCGTGCATCACCTAGCCGCAGACCCGATGTCCTGGCGGACAATCGTCGAAGGGCTGGAATCCCGCTGGCAGAGCCTGGTAACAGGCTCGGTACAGCCGCCGGTCCTGGCCGCCTCCGGATATCGGCGGTGGGCCAACTCGTTGGTGGCGGCTGCCGGGGATGTGCGCAGCCTGCCATTCTGGATTGCCCAGCTCGACGGTGACGACCCGGAAATCGGTTCGCGTCGAATCGTTCCCGAACGTGATCGGGAGGGTGATCTGGCGGTCACCGTCGAAGCGGCGCCGTGCGAGGTCACCACGCCGCTGCTGAACTCGGGAATCCCGATGGATCAGCTTCTGATGGCTGCGGCCGCGCGCACCGTGGCTCAGTGGCGGCGCCGCCGAGGGCAAGCCGCGGTTGAGCCACTGTTGGCGGTGCAGGTGCCTGGGCGCAAGCACGCCACGGCGGCAACCGTGGGACCGCTCAGCACGACATATCCATTGCGTGTCGGTGGCGCCGATCCACTCGGGGTGGGCGCGCGCGGTTTGGTGGAGCGAATTGTGCGGCAGCACAGCGCAATGCCGGGGCGGAATATCGACTATGGGCTCTTGCGGTATCTACGTGCAGATTCCAGTGCCGTGTTGCGCAAGTACCGCGATCCACAGATCTTGTTGAACTATCTCGGGCATGACTTCGGATTCGAGGGCGAGCTGCTGCGCCGCGACGGAATGCTTTCGGTATCGGGTTCGCCGGTGCCAGAACCAGATTCGGCGGTTCGGCACGAACTCGACATTTCGGTGCTGATTATGGAAACCACCGAAGGGCCGTCCATCGGCACACTGTGGCGCGCGATTCCGGAGGTGCTTGGCCGCTCCGAGGTCGCTGAGCTGCAGGCGATATGGCACGAACAGCTGGGGATCTTGGCGAAGGAGCAATGGTGACATCGACATTGGCAGTGATAGGCGCGGGCGCCAAGGCGGTCGCGGTCGCGGCCAAGGCAGCCGTGCTGCGCGAGTGTGGTGTCGAGGTGCCCGATGTGGTGGCGATCGAACGTCAACAGGTCGGCGCCAACTGGCAGGCATGTGGCGGCTGGACGGACGGACAGCACCGGCTGGGGACCAGCCCCGAGAAGGATGTGGGCTTTCCGTACCGGTCCGCGGTACTGCCCGGACGCAATGCAGAGATCGATGCCCGGATGATGCGGCTGAGCTGGCAGTCTTACCTGGTTGCCACCGGTCAATTCGCGGAGTGGGTCGATCGCGACAAGCCGGCGCCAACGCATAAGCGGTGGGCCGACTACCTGACTTGGGTGGCCAACACGGTCGACATGAAGGTCGTACACGGCGAGGTGACAGGTCTGTCCATCGACGACAATCGATGGGTGGTGGGCACCAACGATTGCACCATGGCCGCGGACGCCGTGATGGTGACCGGACCCGGTCAACCGGAGCGCTCGGTGCTGCCCGAACATCCGAATGTCCTGTCCATCGCCGAGTTCTGGCGCCGCTGCGCCGGACCTACCCGGCTCACGGCAGAACGCGTTGCGGTGATCGGTGGCGGCGAGACCGCCGCCTCGGTGCTCAACGAACTTTTCGGACACCGGGTTGCGACGGTCACTGTCATCTCGCCGGGCGTTACGCTCTTCACCCGTGGTGAGGGCTATTTCGAGAACGCGCTATTCAGCGATCCGACCGGGTGGCTGCACCACACCATGGAGGAGCGGCGCGACGCCCTGAACCGTACCGATCGTGGGGTGTTCTCGGCACGGGTGCAAGAGTCGTTGTTGGCCGATGACCGTATCCGCCATCTGCGCGGCAGGGTCGCCCACGCCGTTGCCCTCGAAGACCGGATAAGGCTGACGCTGCGCAGCGATCGTGCGGGCGAGCCGTTCGAGACCGTGCACGGGTTCGACCTGGTGATCGACGGCGCGGGCGCGGATGCGCTGTGGTTCCTGCCGCTGTTCGACCAGAGCGCGCTCGATCTCATGGAGCTCAAACTGGGTGCCCCCGTGGACGGAAACGTCTTGCAGGAGTCTCTCGGTCACGATCTGTCGGTGAACGGCCTTACCCCAAAGCTGATCCTTCCGACGCTCTCGGGCCTGACCCAGGGCCCGGGGTTCCCCAATCTGAGCTGTCTCGGGTTGTTGTCGGATCGTGTGCTCGGTGGCCATAGCAGTACCGAATCGGCTCGTCATGGAAGGAAAACAGTTGAGTACCAACCCATTTGATGACGATAGCGGCAGCTTCTACGTGCTGGTGAACGACGAGGAGCAATACAGTCTATGGCCCAAGGCCATTGAAGTCCCGGCGCAATGGCGCGTGGTTTTCGGCGACGCATCGCGTGCGGAGTGCGTGGAGTACGTCGACGCCAACTGGACCGATATGCGCCCCAAGAGCTTGCGCGACGCGATGGCGGGCAGCTAGACAGGTCTGGTGAGCAGCGGCGAACCGGATCACACCGCAGTACGCACCGCGCTATGGCGGGCCTTGCATGTCGAGTTGGACCCCCCGCCGCACGTGCTGACCGATCTCGTCGGCTTGCAACTGGTGGCGCCCTCGGCGGATTGGCGTCGGCGCCCCGACATGGATCCGCGGGGTTCCACCGTGTCGCGCCTTGGCATGGTGGCGCGAGCCCGATTCGTCGAGGACCTTGTCGACCGGCAGGGTGTCGGTCAATACGTCATTCTGGGCGCCGGGCTTGACACCTTCGTGCAGCGCCGCCCTGAGGCGGGGGAGCGGCTCACCGTCTTCGAGGTGGATCAGCCAGATACACAGGTGTGGAAGCGGAAGCGGCTGACCGAGTTGGGATTCGAGATTCCTGACTGGCAGCGGCTGGTCCCCGTCGACTTCGAAGCGGGCGGATCGTGGCGAGATCAGCTAGAGATCGCGGGCTTCCACCCCGGCAGACCGGCGGTGGTGGCGTCCACGGGTGTCAGCATGTATCTGCACCGTGATGCCATCGTCGCGACTCTGCGCCAGTGTGCGTCCCTCGCGCCGGGTTCCATTCTCGCGATGACGTTTCTCTTGCCGTCGGAACTGCTCGATGAGCAGGACCGCGCGGTTCGGCAGGCAATCGTGGCGAGGGCGGCGGATTCGGGTACGCCCTGGGTCAGCTTCTTTTCACCCGCGCAGATGTTGTCCCTGGCGCAAGAATGCGGTTTTCCCGACGCATCCCACGTGCCCGGGCATGAACTCATCGAGCGTTACGTGCCCGGCACCGGGCTGTCCGCCGAGGAATTCCTGGTGGCCACCACCTAGTTGGATGCCGCTGCGATACGCCAGCCGGAGGTCGACTCCTGCTGGCGCCAGAACTCGGCGAAACGTCCTCCGCGGGCGCTGAGTTCTGGGATCGAGCCTTGCTCGACTACTTGCCCCTCATCCACGAACAACACATGATCTGCGTTGCGGATCGCGCTGAGCCGGTGGGCGATCATGACCCGCGTCCGGACTCGCGGATCGTTTCCGATGGCCTCGGTGACCGCAGTCTCGTTCTCGGTATCCAGGGCGCTGGTGGCCTCGTCGATCAACAGAATGGGAGCGGGTTTCACGAGAGCGCGCGCGATGCTCACCCGTTGGCGCTCGCCGCCGGACAATGCTGTGCCGGCCTCGCCGACCCGGGAATGCTCGGCGTCGGGTAGGCGGCCCACGATCTCGTCCACCCGCGCGAGTGCCATTGCCCGGCTGGCTTCTTCGTCTCCAGCAGTGGGGTGCCCGGCGAGAATGTTGTCCCGGATCGGCCCGTCAAACAGGTAGGGATGCTGGAAGACCATGCTGACCAAGGCACGCCGGGTGGCGGTGTCCACGGTGGCGACATCGGTTCCGTCGATCAGGATCTGGCCGCTGACCGGTTGCTGCAGGCCCGCGATGAGCGAGAGGATGGTGCTCTTCCCGGAACCGGAGGGTCCGACGATGGCGGTTGTGGTCCCCGGCTGCAAGGTGAAGTCGATGCCCTTGAGGACCTGTTCCTCGGCACCGTCGTAGCTGAACCCGACATCGCGGAATTCGATGCGGGGCGCAGGCGTCTCGGCAGAGGCAATCGCGTCTCCCGGCTGGTCCACGGCATCGGTCGAGATGATCGTGTGCAGGCGTTCGAAAACCCCACGCGAGTTCTCGACGGCGGAGGCCAGGCCCGCCAGTACGGTGAACGGTTCCAAGAAGCGCACCACCACGACCATCAGAGCCACCGCCTCCGGCGCCCCGATTTCGCCGCCCAGCGCCAGCACCGTCGTGGTCCCGGCCAACAGGATGAGCGCAATTTGGCTCACGATGGTGAACATCAGCTGACCGGGGATCTGGAACAGCAGGAGCCGCATGGTCGCACCGCGGGCCACCGCGACCGCCTCGCCGGTCTGGCTGCGGGCGGGGGCGACGCGCCGGCTCGCCCGGAGTGCGGCCTGGGTGCGCGCAAACTCCAGGATTCGTTCGGTGAGCAAGCTGTGCGCCTTGGCGTCTGCCTCGTCGGCCGATCGCACGATCCGGATGCTCGCGAGCAACGCGCCCAGCAGCAATGGCAGGCTGATCGCTGCGGCCACACCGAGCTTCCAGGAGATGAAGAACAGCCCAGTCGTGATGGCTGCCGGCAACAACACGGCGCCGAGGAGCGGGGTGAGCAGATTCGCGATGAACCCCACCAGATCTGGGCCTCCGGAGGAGATGGCCTGGCGGGCCATGGCAGTGCGCTCGGCGGTGAACCATCCCAGCGGAATGTGGGTGAGCCGGTCGGCCACCCGATGCTGCGAGTCGTTCAGCAGCGCGAAACCGATGCGATAACCGATGCGCGCCTGCGCGGTATCCACGATCCATCCGCCCACCGTCACGGCCGTGAGCACGCCGAGCCAGGGCAGAGCATCGCTGGGGGTTGCGCCGAAGAGGGCACCGAGCAGAGGCACCAACAGAAGGCAGCCCGCTGCACGCAACGCGACCGACACCAGCGACAGCACGATGTATGCCCACAGCGGCCCGCGGTGGCCGGGGGGAATCAACCGAATCAGGTTGGAAATCATCAGATGTTCTCCCCGGCAAGTACGACCGACGGTTCTTCGAGGCGGCCTTCCCACAGTCGCCGGTACCGCCCTTGGGCGGCCACCAGCTCGGCATGGGTGCCGATCTCGACGACGTGTCCGTGGTCGAGGACCACGATCTGGTCGGCATCGGCGATGGTGTGCAGGCGGTGGGCGATGACCAGCACCGTCCGGTTGTGGATCAGCCTGCCGAGCGCCTGTTGTACCAGGTACTCGGATTCGGGATCGGCGAAGGCGGTGGCCTCGTCGAGGATCAGGATCGGGGTGTCCGCCAGCAGTGCGCGGGCGATGGTGAGCCGCTGCTTTTCACCCCCGGAAAGCTGGGTGTTGGTATCCAGCACGGTGTCGTATCCGTTGGGAAGACGCAGAATTCGTTCGTGTATCTGTGCGTCCCGGGCGGCCGATTCGACTTCGACGTCGGTGGCTTCGGGGCGGGCCAACGCGATGTTCTCCCGGACGGTGCCGGCGACCAGTTGCACATCCTGGAAGACGAATCCCACCTTGGTGTACAGCTCGTCAGGGCTGAGTGCTCGGATATCGGTGCCGTCGATTCGGATGGTGCCGCCCTCGACGTCGTGGAAGCGGGCGAGCAGGGAGGCCAGGGTGGACTTGCCCGAGCCGGACGGGCCGACGAGGGCGGTGACGGTTCCCGGTCGCAGCGTCAACGTCACGTCGTGAATAACGGGTGCTCCGGGCCGATAGCCGAAGGTCACGTTCTCGAAAGACACGGAGGAGACCTGGTCGGCGCCCGCAGGTGCCTCGATGAGGCCCAGTTCCGTCTCGTCCAGGACGACGGCGATATGCCGCGCCGCTTCGACGCCGCCGCGAATGCCGCCGAGTCCGTATGCGATTCCCAGCAGCCGGGTGCCGAATGTGGTGCCGAGCACGAGGAACGGCAGCAGTGTCTCGGGCCGCATCGTCCCCGCGACGACGAATAGGGTGCCGGCCGCGGCGATGATCCACAGGAATGTCGTGGGCCTGGTGGCCAGGTCCATGAATGTCTTCTTGCCGATGAACGGCCGCTGCCATTCGTTGAGGAAGGTGATGTACTCGTCGAGCTTGCGCTTGAACGAGGATGCCGCGGCACCGCCGAACACGCGGATCACCGGTTGTCCTTCGAGATAGGCGGCCGATTCGCCGCTCATTCTCTCGGTCCATCGGGAGGCCTCGATGATCTTGGGGCCGCTCTGGAACATCATCGTCGCCGTCGTCACCACGTGGATGAGAATCGGGATGAGAAGGATGAGAGCCATCCGCCAGTCGACGATGAACAGGTACACCAGCACGGCGACCGGCCCGACCACGGCTGCCACCGCGTCCGGGATCGCGTGGGTGATCAGGTAGTGCAGGGACAGGGTGTCGTCCTGGATGAGCTTTTTGACCGATCCGGAGCCGCGCTGGGTGAACCACCCCAGCGGAACTCGGGAGAGTTTGTCCAGTAGTCGGCGCCGGATGCTCGCGCTGAACCGGATATCCACCACGTGTAGCCACAGGGTGAGAGCGGTGCCGAGTGCTGCGCCCAGTACCAACAGCACGAGGAAGATGAATCCGGTATGCCACAAACGGGTTTCGTCGGCGCCGGCCAACAGCAACCGGGTGAGTTCGACGAGCACGACGAACGGGGCCAGTTCGACCAGGGTGATGATCACTTGCAATATGCCGCTGGCGATCATCTGCTTCTTGACAGGTGCCAGCAATTCACCCGCGGCCTGTGACCGCCACCGTCCTTGCGGGACAGCGGCTTCGGGCGCGGGCGCAGGCCTGGCCGCGGGAGTCGGGGCGGAGGGCTTCGGAGCCGGTGCCTGATGAGCCTCGGTGTCGCCGCGGCGGCTTCCCATCGCGCGGCCAAAGGTCCAGTAGGCCGCGGCGTGCAGCTCGCTCTTCGGGAAACCGAACTCGTCCTTCAATCGCTTGCGTAAATGCTTGAGCGATCCTGCCTCGGGTCCGGCCCACGCGTACCAGTTGGACCAATCGCGCGCCTCGATGGCGGCCGCGAGCGAGGTCTCGT
The nucleotide sequence above comes from Mycobacteroides saopaulense. Encoded proteins:
- a CDS encoding salicylate synthase, producing the protein MSKMSTVVDPHTGARTWVSVQEGLPDGFAPADLASVLAQEIPECNGDEYLIYERDGEWVLAIGARASVELDSDGLRINRDGAVEQRSWSGHPGSALEQAVNEISDGVHRVFGWVAFEFGTYRFGLQHRLTPGTALARVFAPRAEVVISADGVSVCDETYIDQIRRLIGQGAPAAPVPASIDLVPDTSDYRGRVAIATAEIRSGLYHKVILSRRVEVPFAMDFPSTYRLGRHNNTPVRSFLLRLGGIRALGYSPELVAAVEADGTVITQPLAGTRAFGRGEDADRVARDDLESNAKEIVEHAISVRSSLAEIAEVADRGSTKVTDFMTVRERGSVQHLGSTVSGALSSGMSRMDALEALFPAVTASGIPKAEGVDAILRLDDHPRGLYSGAVVMMSPDGGLDAALTLRSAYEQNGHTWLRAGAGIIEASTPDREFEETCEKLGSIAPYVIKREA
- a CDS encoding (2,3-dihydroxybenzoyl)adenylate synthase, producing MTQATPTPAATTAGAVTDGFVPFPPARAGAYREAGYWAGSTVESLLRKAAARRADHPAVIDEHSALSYRELDEAADRAAHAFVRLGINAGDRVLLQLPNRASFAVALFGLMRAGAIPVMCLPGHRAAELSHFVEVADAVALVIADSAGGFDYRALAVELSHKHPGLRTVVVDGEAGPFTAWSSLLESVEPQGPLPSSQTDTPALLLVSGGTTAAPKLIPRTHEDYVYNATQAARVCGLTEDDVYLIALPAGHNFPLACPGLLGAISVGATTVFLADPSPESAFETIARHQVTVTALVPSLAQLWAQATAWEPVLPESLRLLQVGGAKLGAGDARTVRESLTPGLQQVFGMAEGLLCLTRPGDPTDLLDNTQGRPMCPADEVRIVDEDGAEVAPGETGELLVRGPYTLNGYYRADADNMRSFTADGFYRSGDRVRALPDGYLEVTGRIKDVILRGGESIAALDLESHLQTHPAVYAAAAVGLPDQYLGEIVCAAIVFSGKPITAAELNQHLQDRGAATHSRVDKLVAVPALPLTAVGKIDKRALLATLTS